In the genome of Mytilus edulis chromosome 14, xbMytEdul2.2, whole genome shotgun sequence, the window GTTACGACTGCCTAGATCATCATAAAGTGTCCAAAGACACACGAAGGCACGAACTCATAACACTTGCCAAGTACAAATCTCTTCCGTCCTTCATTACTGATATACAGCAGGCATGTATCTATCAGAAGGAAAAGTATCAACAATATTGTGTTGCGCATGCGTTACCTATTTGCTTCAAATGCATCAAAGAACACCAGAAATGCAACGTCATTCTTCTTTACGAATTCACCAATAACGCTAAAAAATCCGGGCACTTTCAAGATTTAGAAACTAGACTGATGGACTTACTACAAAACATTGATAGAATCAAGAGGGACCGAAAGGCTAATTTGGAAAGTATTGAAGCCAGGAAGGAGCTACATCTTCTAGAAATACAACAAATAAGAAACCAAATtaacaaacatttaaataaacttaaaaaagaaataaaacaagatCTGGAGAAAAAAGAGTGTCAATGTAAGGGGaatattcagaatattttatCATCAGTAAAAGAAAAGGATAATTGGTCACGGAATATTAGACCAATCTCCAAACTATCAAACAACATAGTTCAGATCTTCAAACATTTCCTGCAATGAGAGATATTGAAGTGAAGGTTTTTTGAAAATGAACAATATTTACACTTGTTGGTTGAAACTAACAAATTGGACCAACTAGACATTACTTGTAAAGTAGACCTAAAGGTGTTCGGTATCTTAgacagtttgattttttttggatcATTTGAAATACAAACGACGTCGAGTAGCATTCGTTTAATCAGAGCGAAAGATAAACAAGCACAGTTGCAAATAACATCAACGAAGACCATAAACGACTTGAAGTtaattctacaaaagaaaatttcAACAAATGGGAAGATTACTAGAGGTTGTTGCATGTCAGGTAATGGCGAATATTTCTTCACTGATCATTCCTCAAGGAAAAGGCTTTCTATCATTGCATCTGATGGTAcattcaaatataatatgttgCTTGGTCCTAGTTATGGGTTTGACATAACATTATTCGATGAGAAAAATGTCGCTATCACATCAGGATTTTCCCATGAGCACACAGGAATTGACATAATGGACACCGACAGCCGAAAGAAAATTAAATTCATCAGCCTCCCTTGTCGTCCATATGGAATCACACGTGATCAAGACTCATTGTTTGTCTGTGTTAAAGGACGTggcatatataaaaaaacactGTGTATTATACTACGACTCACGTGATCAGTTGTAACTTACCGAGAGGTTCTTACGTATCTGTATTCGACAACAAGATATACTACGCTGACTGTAGAGATCACAGTGTAGTTTGTTGTGATCGTAAGGGATCACGTGTCTGGAGTCTGAAGATACTTCAGTCTTGGAATATCCAAGCGGCATCACTGTAGATAATGATGGCAACGTGTTTGTTGTTGGAGAAGAATGTTCGAGTGTGGTTATTATATCAAACGATGGAAAACACCACAAACAAATTCTGACAAAAGAAGATGGTCTCTGTGAACCATCTGCCATTTTTTTTGATAAACTGACCAAGAAACTCCTTGCTGCCAACAAAACTGAAACTGCTTTTCTTTACAATGTTGCTTTGAATAATTGAAATTGATAAGTATTAAATGACATTTATCCTGCTTTTTTGCTGTAAGCCATGAAATCTGTCAATTAGTGACAATGTTTGAAATTCATTAATCGTTGAAAGCAATTATgtttgcaaatatttcattctttatcataatatataatttttataggcactgaacaaagaaattcaagtaatgttatatatcaatattcATCGCATGAATCTAAGTCTGCATTTCAAACGAAAAGAAAAAAACTGTctacatttgttttgtaataGTAGATTTAAAATGCTTTGAATATAATAATCCTTGAATAACGAGACAGTTGCTTTTTCTTTTACCTTATTTGTCTACTAGTAAATTAACCATGTCTAAGGTTTATTATATAATTAGACATCTATTGAAATAGATTGTGCTCTTTTTATTCATCGTTCCAGTCATGCCTGTTAACTTCTTGAAATTATAATGTCCATAATATATTGACGCATGTATCGGATTAACTCTCTAACAATAAGTCAAAAGCTTAAAATTAAACGCTCTACCGGACTCATATAACTTTCAAGAACTTGTGAGGTGTAAGATCATGTTCAAAATGTCATTGATTTTTAACAAGTGACGCAGCAATTTATGCATAGGTTAATTTTATCTCGAATTGTTTAACTTGTTTACCATAATATCGGTCCTTTTCAGCTCGGTCGTCATCCGTCGTCAGTCGTCgtagtcgtcgtcgtcgtcgacgtaaactatttcaagaatcttttcttttgaaactactgggccaaaataCCTTAAAACTTAagctgaatgttccttagggtatcttgtttataaaTGTAACCAAAGTTTTGATCCATTAACACacatggtcgccatggctaagaaTAGAACACAGGTGTCAAATGCAGGTTTTGGCTTATATCGCAAGCACTAATGCATTTAGAGCAATTTTGACATTGGGTAaacatgttcattaggtcaagatctattagCCCTAAAATTTTCTGCCTAACCAACAACCCATTGGAAAATGCCTctaaattggaaattttaaggatatttatcagtttttgttgattatcttgaatattattgaagatacAAATAAACTTTCCTAACTTTAAACATCTTCTGCTttgaaattgctgaatttttttagCCAAACTACGGCTGAATGAGTTTTAGAGTATctattataaattttgtattttatttccttgcaCTATGGCTATAAAggacatagggataaaatgcttctttttttttttttttgcttttgaagaaactATGACATATACAAAGGACATTTAAATTGCATTTTAAGCcactaaataataaatattaaaaagcaaaaatatttaattgatgAAAGATGTTCAGCAAAAAGTTACAGGTGAgctataagtaaaatacggaaaaaatagattttgtttaaacaaaatttacttctatatTCTAtgtactatcttatgatcatgaGCTGCTGTATCTTGatgcttctgtccatgtttggtagaaatccaggccaatttaaaaaagttattaataacTTTAGcggagatcccgctaacatgtttaaccccgccacattatttatgtatatgcctgtccgaagtcaggagcctgtaattcagtggttgtcgtttgtttatgtcatcacatcttcttttttatattgtatacaaCTATCAAGTCAATTTACAGATTTTAAGAAAGAGCCTTAGCCAACTCTGTATGGCAATCATTAAACAATCCCCCTcccttttcataaaaaaagaataaaaagaattaagaaagaaaaagaaatgataaTTGGATTCAGAGATATGAAagactttttttattagttgtcagtaactgcaagtacatTCAGATCATTAATTAGTCTTTTTGTGGTTgtgatatacaagtacccggttACGTCCTCTCTTTTTCAGGAGTCTGAAATTCAGTGGATgttgtttgttaatttgttacatatttgtttttcgttcatgttttgTACATAATTAGCCATCAGTTTTTtcttttgagttgttttacacttgtcaatGGGACCTTCTATAGCTTactatgggctttgttcattgttgaaggctgtacgatgacctatagttgttaatttctatgatattttgtcttttctggagagttgtctaattggcaatcataccagatcttttttttttattcgttccTGCTTTATTTATAGCTTCTCTTGTTTTTGTTCACATGTCTATGATAGTAGtagatgggcattatgttttctagtcagtCACATTAATTTGAAACTGATTAATTAAcacatatagaaataagaagatgagataTGATTGAGtggaattttaaatattttcttattatttggtTGTTTTTACGATTATTAACGGTCTTAGTGTCTATTATGATTAATGAAGATTTCAGTTAATTGGTTCTGTGTAatacgtatttggcacaacttcttagaattttggatcatcaatgctcttcaactttgtacttgtttggctttctgtttgatctgagcgtcactgatgagtcttatgtagacaaaacgtgtaAGAAATTATGAGCCAGGTACCTTTgaactattagcatgtcgaaatgtactgttgtattgtttatttgtgtatttctttgtcctgagtgtttttgaatttatttgtacagtactgtagtcctgtcatgtagtgttgtcattttagttttatattcaacattgccataaaagcacgaggtttggctagccacaaaaccagtttcaacccaccattttttcttaaaatgacctGTACTAAGTGAGGAAAATggtagttgttatcttatagttcgtttctgtgtgtgttgcattgttgtttttttttgttgcacttctgtgtttctgttgtttcgttgttttaatttcctcttatatttgatgtgtttccctcggttttagtttgtaacccggatttgttttttctctcaatcgaattatcactttcgaacagtggtatacaaCTGTTCTTTTGGATTTACTTTCTGTGACATTGATAGGTatgtgattagaaatcagtaaaaataattataacggcaatcatccttatcacacagtCTCCAAACAGACGgtttttatgcaaattaaaacataagctccgacctgattagtttttaaaaaaaattaaattgccaGAATTAAAATCGTGTACGTCAGTCACGGGTTTCGTCTATAAAGATCCATCAGTAACGTTttaatcaaaaaaattaaaaaggcaaaataaaagtacaaattcttatttgttcattttataccGGACCAGATATGATGTTTTGTTGTCAATTTTTAAGTATGACTAGACGTAGACAAGTACCAACAACAATCTGTAGTAGTATATAACAGAAACTAAATCTTATTAACTAAATGAAAAAGCGCACTTCGCATTGGAAATTTCAACCGTTAAAGCAATTTTCAAAACCTAGCAAAGCTTATCATAACAGTGTTGCATTATATTATAATACTTCATGAGTTAAATGCTAAACGTAAATGGGACAGCGAACAAACAACACAATGATAAAATAACATGCAAAGGTATTTGGTCCAAGGTGATATTTTGGAGGAAAACATTTCGAGTTTGAACGTTttgctcctgtcccaagtcaggagcctctggtctgtattagtcttttatgatttttaattttagttcatttatatatataggaGTTTAGTaagacgtctattatcactgaactagtgcacatttttatttaggggccagcaaAAACAGGCATCCGGGTGTGAGATTTTCTCGCTGGTTTGAAGATCGACCCATTGATGACCTTTtgcttttttctgctctttggtcgggttgatgtctctttgacccatttcattatttccattctcaattgtatttacATATTTACAAGATTAATACTTACAGTACTGAACACTACCgattcaataacaaaaaaatgatctAGTTTAATGAGTAATTAATTTCTAAATGTTCAAGGGTGTCTCAAGAgaagtattttgtattttaactCACATAGAGACCAACGGTGAAAATTTGATGTGTTTCGTTTTTAAAGGTACTTGGTATACATCATGTGACATACAGTAAGCAAATATCATGTGACGTATTTATTTCTTGTACTTATTTTTAGCTTTGGCTCAGGTAAGATTACGGATTCAATTAATATTGTATAAACATTTTAGACCTATTGCTTTTATCCTAATCTAGAGATATGACAaacattcatttcaaaatgaTTCTAATAATTGTGTATAAAATCACAATCATGAATGGTATGGTcatgtatttttataaaactgACACAAAATATAAGCAATTGATGATTTGATAATTGATTTTAAACTACATATTTTACTTCGGCAGAAAGATATACTTTTATTAGATTTATGTTAGTTCAacctttataatttaaaattcttgATCATGTCcacatacacatgtatatgtaATACGTCGATATATATTTAATATGGGCAAGGTCAATAATGCTATTGAATTTTATACTGAACTAAGCAAGTATTACACCATTTTGTACGATTCATTGTTTTTCAGTAGTGACTGTACAGTTGTATTGGCCTTACGTGTTACGCATCTACTTTTAAGTCTTCATGGAATCAGTATTTCTTCCtctaattttaaaatgtaaacagtgTAGAATAAACAGCACACAACAATGAACAATATAAAGAACAGAGTCAATATATCTGGTTATAAAGGCAAAGTCAAAATGATATTGGTCTGAAATACTGAACTAAGCAAGTGTTGTACCATTTTTTACgggttttttttcaatggaaGCTGTACGATTGTATTGGCCTGCCGCATGTTACTTTGAGTTTTAAGCATTTACGTCATAGCCATCATAGTAATTTCCCTctaaataaaactgtaaaaaagTGCGGAataaaaaccaaacaatataaagaacagagaCACATAGGTtaacaaaatagagaataatggggtgatatatatatataggttagaGAGaagaattataataaataaacaatatgaGAAAAATGGTATAAAACGTTGAAAAACAGAGAAATGAAGTACTCTCATCTTGACCCTCATAGCCGGACTGAGGAAAAGTATGGTTAACCTTAAGTCATCCGCTAGAATTGGCTGCCAGCTTGAGAATAGTGCCTACAGTTCAGATTCGGTTGGTATTTAAGGGGTCGTTATTCGTTGGAAGGATTTTGGCAATGAATATTCTAGcccgataaaaacaatatacatatatatgacaaatTAAAAACAAGCAAAACCTAGCTTCAAATTCAAAATGTGATGGgtttttcaataaaatcttttttaaaatttattattcttaaataaaaataatatgacagAAATAAGAATTTTATAAATGACTTTGCAGATTTCACATCAAAATCAATAGAGATATTTCTGGAATCAATGGGGGTAAATACTGGGCAATACAGCTATTGTACAATAGATTTCTTTTGTCTAATTACAGTGTCATACCGAAATGAAGCTGCGGAACCGTAACTCTTATGGTCCTTTTTACATCTTTTTGAGTTTGCGGACCTCTATGGGCCGCAAATggtcaaaaaatatcaaaaggacCTAAGAGCTATGGTTCCGCAGCTAACCGAAATGAAAAGAGAAAGCATCTACATAGTTACtgtttacataaataaagatCTTTTTATTACAGACTCCCAATGTGACTATGTTGCATGCATATGGGCCCAACAGCTCGTTGTTTACAGTTTAACATGTTTGTCAACTTCTCTTCTGCATGACACAGTTTTCCTATTTCATGGAGTTGAGTCAGTCAGAAAGCAAGAAACCATTAAATGTGGAACATTTGTGTCAGAGTCACTTCCTTTTCTTGCTACTTCATCAGGTGGATTTATAGAAAACAATACAGTGTTAGCAACCATATGCCCATATACATCCCGAAATTAACTATTTACTTGTCTAAGGTAAACAGGGAATTAGTGTTTACCCAAATACATGATTATTACTTTTAATTATAATGACACATGTTTTGCATTGGAAAACAAACACATGACATCTTTGTTCATACATTTTAAGATCACAAATTATTACAACTGTAATAATTCGAGGCAAATAAAGAAGTTTAAACTTCTTTTtactaaaaatatttcaaaaaggtaGTTCTTGacaattatcataaaatataagattgtttatttaattattatttataaatacgAATTATTGAATATTTCACTTCAATTTTCAtttgtcaaaatttgaaattgatgtaTGATcactcataaaaaaataaagatcatAGCTAGTTGTCCATTCGTGTAGTCCTAAAATATATGCATTTGCATTATATTgtcattatttaacatttttatgctgattttttttaatgcgaaGCTTGGGTGGCACattgaaagtaaaataacaaataaaagagggacgaaagataccagtgggacagtaaaactcatagatcgaaaacaaatgaaaattagcaaaataagtgaaaagaaaatatcagaaataaacagaaatagaaaataattcCCACATGTCATATGTTATAGGATTATTCATTCTATGTGCTTTTCCTTTTTTTCTCCTTTCCTTTTTATTGCAATTGTccattcctttttttaaattcccATCCCTTAGAAACAATTATGTTCACCTCTATTAGAACATCCAGGTACACAACAAAAGTTTAAGGGCATTTACTATATACAAACTTCTTAGTataatttgtaaacaaatatcacCACACAAGTTTTATATTGGTTATAGATAAGAGATGCTGTGTGTGTTGGACCTGATCTACTGCAGTGCCACCTGTGTTGTCATTAAAGGGGAATAATTGACCAATGTCTCTCATTACATTCCCAACTTATATGATTGCTTAACTCCTCTAGATTGGCCGTAGTTAAGGGTCTGTCATTAATATTTGGCGTGTTTTATGCCCCCGCCGTAGcgaagggggcattaagttttacccttgtctgtcttgtccgtctgtacgtacGAACGTACGTCCcgaaattggtttccgttctctaacttgagtttgcctcaaccaaatgctatgaaacttatgcacatgctaattaccacaaaacacagatcatgtTTGGATTTTGATGGCGTCATCTTAAACATTCTAgtgttatgcccctttataaatggaataattgcaaaatttttagtttccgttctctaatttaaGTTTGCTTCAACCGAAcgttatgaaacctatacacaatgcttattatcacaaaatacagatcaagtttgaattttggtagcatCACtctaaccgttctagagttatgcccctttataaatggaaaattaaaaaaaaatagtttccgttctctaacttaagtttgcctcaaccaaatgttatgaaacttatgcacaatgcttattaccacaaaatacagatcaagtttgaattttggtggtgtcactttgactgttctaaagttatgcccctttataaatggaaaaattgcaaaattttagtttccgttctctaacttgagtttgcctcaactaaatgttatgaaacttatacacaatgctttttaccTCAACATACAGATCAtgttgaattttggtggcgtcactttaatCATTATCGAGTTATGCTTCTTTAGAAAATTGCAAAATGTTTAGTTTCTGTTCTGCAACTTAAGTTTGTATCAACCAAACATTATGAGACCtatatacacaatacttattacgaCAAAACTCAGAACAAGTACacatttgggtagtgtcacttttatcgttcttgtttaatgtccctttataatgttgtatgcaAGCGGGGGCGTCATGTGTGTCCATGGGGAcatattctctatttatttttttctgttctgaaaTCATTTAGGTATCTGTTTTCGATATTTAGTGGTAATGGTTAACTGTCTTGTGTTTGTTCACTGAACCGTGTTCCGTCTGGTTTCAAGATGTTTCGCTTTATTCAACAAACAAGTAGTAAGCATCCTGTAGAAACGAGTataaagtataatcacaaaaatagtgaactccaaggaaaattaagaacggaaatccctaatcaaatggcaaaattaaaagcccaaacacatcaaacgaatggataacaacccCGTTTCACAAAGCACTGTCTATACCACTAATGTTCATTTTCTATAAATCGGTCATCCCGTTTGAACCAGGATAGACGTTTTGGTGCCTTTAAGTCTATCTGGACTTTGCATTGCTCGGTTTTGTTTGTTTATGCTTCTCTGATTTTTCGGGGAAGTCGGGTGTAGGTAGTTAGTGTGTTTCGATGTTTTGAAGGAGTCGGGTTTTGGTTGTAAGGGCTGTCGCAAGAGTCGGGAGATGGGGGTTAGTAATTTCGGAGGGTCGGATGTTGGTGGTTAGTTTTGTCGAATGAGTGGGATTTTGGTGGTTGTTGAAGTTGTCTAATATTTCGGAGGAGTCCGGTGATAATGGTTATTGTAGTTGGTAGTAGGGTGGTTGGTGTATTCTAATATATGATgctatgaatataaatatatatatattgatacattttTCAGGTATCACCATGGCCACCAATACAACTCTTTGTGGTCCATGTTCAGAGCGACATATAACCAAACCATCATCACACTGGTGCTCGGAGTGTGAAGAAGCCATTTGTGACGACTGCAAAGAACATCACAAAGTGTTCAAAGCCACACGAAGTCACGAACTCATACCAATTGACAAGTACAAATCTCTTCCGTCCATCATTACTGATATTCAGCAGTCATGTACCTACCACAATGAAAAGTATCAACAATACTGCGTTGCGCATGCGTTACctatttgttttaaatgcatTAAAGAACATCAAAAATGCAGCGTCATTCCTCTTGATGAAGTCACTAATAACGCAAAGACACCCGGGACTTTTCAAGATTTAGAAACACGTCTGATGGACTTATTACAAAACATTGATAGAATTAAGAAAGACCGAAAGGCTAATTTAGCCAGTATTGCAGAACAGAAGGAGCGACATATTACAGAAATCCAACAAATAAGAACTCAAATAAACGAACATTTAGACAAACTTGAAAAAGAGATAATACAAGATCTTGAGAAAAAAGAGTGTCAATGTAAGACGAATATTCAGAAGATTTTGTCATCAGTTAATGAAAAGGAAAACTTGATAACAGAATATCAGACCAATCTCGAAAGCATCAAACAACATGCTTCCGATCTTCAAACATTTCTGGTAATGAGAGACATTGAGATGAAAGTTTTTGACAATGAACAATATGTACAATCGTTGTTTGAAAGTAACCAATTCGAACAAGTCGACCTCGTTTGTAAAGTACATCCAGGGGTGCTAAGCATCTTGAACAGTTTGAAACATTTTGGATCAATTAAGATAAAAACGACCTCCagcaatttttgttttaaaagagtgAAGGATAAACAAGCACAGCTGCAAGTGACACCATCGCAGACCATAAATGATTTGAAGCTAGTTCTACAGAAGGAAATTATAACAGGTGGTGAGAATGTTAGAGGCTGTTGCATGTCAGTTAATTCCGAGTATTTGTTTAATGACTATGACACAAGAAACACGCTTACTGTTGTTGCGTCAGATGGTACTTTTAAATATGACATGATGCTTGATCATGGGTTTGACATAGCATTTATCGACGAGAAAACCGTCGCTATCACATCTGCATGGTCTCATAAGAAGACAGGAATTGACATTTTCGACATTGAGATCCGAAAGAATTCATTTTATCAACCTTCCTGGTTCAACATGGGGAATCACACATGATCGAGACTCGCTGTTTGTCTGTGTTGATAGGCTTGGTATATATAAGGTAAACACCTTGAATTATACTACCTCTCACGTGGTTAGATGTAATTTAGCGTGCGCGTCCTACGTATCTGTATTCGGCGACAAGATATACTACACTGACGACTATGATGAAAGTGTTGTCTGTTGTGATCGTAATGGAAGACATGTTTGGACTTTTGAAGATGATTCAGTTTTAAACATCCCGAGAGGCATCGCAGTAGATAATGAAGGAAACGTGTTTGTTGTCGGACAGACGTCGTCAAATGTGGTTATTATATCAAATGATGGAAAACACCATAGACAAATTCTGACCTATGATGATGGTCTCTGGTCACCGTCAGCTATTTTCTTCGATAAACATACCAGAAAACTACTTGTTGCGAACACTAGCGAAACTGCGTTCCTTTGCAGTGTTACTTAAAAGgatttaaataatataaattataagGAACATCACAAATAATCTGCATTTTTCGTTGAAACACGGTCATTGGTATACCgctgttgctttgtctttagttttctatgttgtgttttgtgaactattgtttgtctgtttgtgatttattattttagccatggcgttgtcagtttatgttctatttatgagtttgaatgtcgctttggtatctttcgcgCCTCTTTTTTTATAGAGAAATACATTAATTACACGTAAGTAGTCAGCACcgaaatatcaataatgtggttatttttataaatttcctgtttacagaaatttaaatttttcgaaaaactaaggattttccgatctcaggcatagattaccttagccgtatttggcacaattattatggaattttggatcctcaatgctcttcaactttgtatttgtttggctttataaatattttgatatgagcgtcactgatgagtcttatgtagacgaaacgcgcgtctggcgtactaaattataatcctggtacatttgataactattataaagaTGCAGGATTTCTTTTACGTTTTGCATGAAACAATCGGCATTCCGCTTTGTAGACGAAGTTCTTTCACTTATCAATTTGGGACTTACGTTGACTGCTTATATCCCATCGAATTTGAGATAAATGATATAACTGATACACATAAGTCTGTCGCATACTTTGACTTACATCTAGtaattgacaatgatggtcggttgaaaacaaaaccaCACGTCAACATTGATAAATTtagctttcaaattgtgaactttcaattcctatgtagcaacattccagcagcgccttcATACGGAGTACATATCTACCAATTGATTTGATATTCCACTGTTATTATAACCTATTATGAATTCTTTTGCAGAGGCTTGCGGCTTGCAGCTCACAAGGACGCTAtcacaaatgtaaacaaaaagttTAAAGTGGTGAAagtgaaatcatcctttcgtaatatttacagacgccatcacgagtttgtagATCGTTATAAAATATATCTAATAATATCAATCCTATCCCTTTTCACCTGAAAGTCATCGGCCTAATTAGACTTATCATAGAGTTGTAATCATAGACGCAACACaacggagcaggatctgcttacccctccGAAGCACCTACCATTatgtattatgtctgtttgttttgttcacgcatcgttgtcaatataatggaatttgattcgactgtcatacaagtgagaggtttagctagccataaaatCTGGttcattccaccattttctacataagaaaatttctgtaccacgtcaggaatgtgacagttgttattcattcgtttgatgtgtttgagcttttgattttgccatttgattagggacttaccgttttgaatttttcggagttgagtatttttgtgattttactttttaatctgTAAAAAACAAAGGATCTCGAAAGGTCTTTAACTCAGAAAGCAAAACAGAGTGTTTTTAGATCCGTGTAAGCAAAGCTAGGACACATAAACTGTATTTTAATCAGATAATGTTCAATTCGGAATCTAGCAACAGAGTCTGGTCCACCTCTGACTTCACCAACTTGGACTTTTTATTCTGAAATGAGTTCCTCCTCCTATCCTCACAGTTACATAGTAATTATTTGCTATGTTTCTACAATGTTGTCTCTTGTTCTGTGCCACGTGTGTACACGCATGACGCATGTCTTGAAGACATTTTCTATCGCAAGACTTTCGGTCATGACTACAATGTGTTGGCTTAAATATTACCAGTATCACAATTTACTTCTACATTATATGAGGATGCTGatgaggtttacagaatagagaatagtgAATATAAGACTATTttat includes:
- the LOC139504365 gene encoding uncharacterized protein, which translates into the protein MATSTTLSGPCLERHVTKQSTNWCLECEEAICYDCLDHHKVSKDTRRHELITLAKYKSLPSFITDIQQACIYQKEKYQQYCVAHALPICFKCIKEHQKCNVILLYEFTNNAKKSGHFQDLETRLMDLLQNIDRIKRDRKANLESIEARKELHLLEIQQIRNQINKHLNKLKKEIKQDLEKKECQCKGNIQNILSSVKEKDNWSRNIRPISKLSNNIVQIFKHFLQ
- the LOC139502966 gene encoding uncharacterized protein; its protein translation is MATNTTLCGPCSERHITKPSSHWCSECEEAICDDCKEHHKVFKATRSHELIPIDKYKSLPSIITDIQQSCTYHNEKYQQYCVAHALPICFKCIKEHQKCSVIPLDEVTNNAKTPGTFQDLETRLMDLLQNIDRIKKDRKANLASIAEQKERHITEIQQIRTQINEHLDKLEKEIIQDLEKKECQCKTNIQKILSSVNEKENLITEYQTNLESIKQHASDLQTFLVMRDIEMKVFDNEQYVQSLFESNQFEQVDLVCKVHPGVLSILNSLKHFGSIKIKTTSSNFCFKRVKDKQAQLQVTPSQTINDLKLVLQKEIITGGENVRGCCMSVNSEYLFNDYDTRNTLTVVASDGTFKYDMMLDHGFDIAFIDEKTVAITSAWSHKKTGIDIFDIEIRKNSFYQPSWFNMGNHT